The proteins below are encoded in one region of Sebastes fasciatus isolate fSebFas1 chromosome 16, fSebFas1.pri, whole genome shotgun sequence:
- the tm4sf21a gene encoding transmembrane 4 L6 family member 1, which translates to MCTGKCSRCIAVTLYPLAIISIICNIVLFFPGGDIKYAKDGHITEEVKYMGGLVGGGLMVLLPALYIHLTGKKGCCGNRCGMFLSIVFAAVGVAGALYSFIVAVLGLQNGPLCKVLLIWMTPFKDSDPSYLTADSSWVKCTEPKNIVQFNTGLFATLLATSCLQLVLCTIQMINGLFGCLCGTCNNKGPL; encoded by the exons ATGTGCACTGGAAAATGTTCCCGCTGCATCGCCGTTACTCTGTACCCGTTAGCGATCATATCCATCATCTGTAACATAGTGTTGTTCTTTCCTGGCGGTGATATCAAGTATGCCAAAGATGGACACATTACCGAGGAGGTGAAATACATGGGAGGACTCGTTGGAGGAGGTTTAATG GTGTTGCTCCCAGCACTTTACATCCACTTGACTGGAAAAAAGGGGTGCTGTGGGAATCGCTGTGGG ATGTTCTTATCCATTGTATTTGCTGCGGTGGGCGTGGCTGGCGCACTGTACAGTTTCATTGTAGCAGTGCTCGGTTTGCAGAATGGGCCCCTCTGCAAAGTTCTTCTGATTTGGATGACACCTTTCAAAGACAG CGACCCAAGTTACCTGACTGCTGACTCGTCGTGGGTGAAATGCACAGAGCCTAAAAACATTGTGCAGTTCAACACTGGGTTGTTTGCAACTCTGCTGGCCACAAGCTGTCTGCAGCTGGTTCTCTGTACCATTCAGATGATCAACGGGCTCTTTGGCTGCCTGTGTGGAACTTGCAACAACAAAGGG CCGCTGTGA
- the LOC141752670 gene encoding transmembrane 4 L6 family member 5-like — protein MCTGKCSRCIAISLYPLVLISIICNIVLFFPGGDVKYAKDRHITQEVKYMGGLVGGGLMVLVPAIYIQLTGEQGCCGNRCGMFFSIAFAAEGVVGALYSFIVAVLGLDNGPLCYAGGSWTTPFKNSNPPYLTDYKLWGECSEPKNVVQFNTGLFITLVVTSCLQVLLCAIQMINGLIGCLCGGCNKKEQA, from the exons ATGTGTACTGGAAAATGTTCCCGTTGCATCGCCATTAGTCTGTACCCCTTAGTGCTCATATCCATCATCTGTAACATAGTGTTGTTCTTTCCTGGCGGGGACGTCAAGTATGCCAAAGATCGACACATTACTCAGGAGGTGAAGTACATGGGGGGACTCGTTGGAGGAGGTCTAATG GTGTTGGTCCCAGCGATTTACATCCAGCTGACTGGAGAACAGGGGTGCTGTGGAAATCGCTGTGGG ATGTTCTTTTCAATTGCATTCGCTGCAGAGGGGGTGGTCGGTGCGCTGTACAGTTTCATTGTGGCAGTGCTCGGTTTGGATAATGGGCCCCTCTGCTATGCTGGTGGGAGTTGGACGACACCTTTCAAAAACAG TAATCCCCCCTACCTGACCGACTATAAATTGTGGGGAGAGTGCAGCGAGCCGAAGAACGTGGTGCAGTTCAACACTGGATTGTTCATCACCCTGGTGGTGACCAGCTGTCTGCAGGTGTTGCTCTGTGCCATCCAGATGATCAACGGCCTCATTGGCTGCCTGTGTGGAGGCTGCAACAAGAAAGAG CAAGCATGA
- the slc25a15b gene encoding solute carrier family 25 member 15b gives MAPHPVVQAVIDLASGAIGGAACVFSGQPLDTAKVKMQTFPTMYRGFIHCVSSTYKQVGLLGLYQGTTPALMANIAENSVLFMSYGFCQQVIRFTAGLQRDAVLSDVQKACAGSVASIFSSLVLCPTELVKCRLQAMYEMEALGKIAKSQNTVWSVVKSIMRNEGPQGFFHGLTTTIAREVPGYFCFFGAYELCRTTFAEHMKCDKDDIGMAPIVFSGGFGGACLWLVVYPMDCVKSRIQVMSMTGKQAGFFQTFMNIARTEGVRALYSGLTPTMIRTFPANGALFLGYEASRKLMMKHFDS, from the exons ATGGCCCCACACCCAGTGGTCCAGGCCGTCATTGACCTCGCATCAGGAGCCATAG GGGGAGCTGCATGTGTCTTTAGTGGACAGCCTCTAGACACAGCAAAGGTCAAGATGCAGACCTTTCCTACGATGTACCGCGGTTTCATCCACTGCGTGTCCTCCACCTACAAACAAGTGGGTCTGCTTGGCCTCTACCAGGGCACTACGCCGGCGCTGATGGCCAACATTGCAGAGAACTCTGTGCTCTTCATGAGCTACGGCTTCTGCCAGCAGGTCATCCGCTTCACAGCTGGTCTGCAACGTGATGCTGTGCTGAG TGACGTGCAGAAAGCCTGTGCTGGCTCAGTAGCATCCATCTTCTCCTCACTGGTACTTTGCCCCACTGAGCTTGTCAAGTGTCGGCTGCAAGCCATGTACGAAATGGAGGCATTAGGCAAGATTGCTAAGAGTCAGAA TACAGTGTGGTCGGTGGTGAAATCCATCATGAGGAATGAGGGACCGCAGGGCTTCTTCCATGGCCTGACCACCACCATAGCCAGAGAAGTCCCTGGTTACTTCTGCTTCTTCGGTGCTTACGAGCTCTGCCGCACCACCTTCGCAGAACATATGAAATGTGACAAAGATGACATAG GTATGGCTCCAATCGTCTTCAGCGGTGGTTTCGGGGGGGCGTGCCTGTGGCTGGTGGTCTATCCCATGGACTGCGTCAAGTCTCGGATCCAGGTCATGTCTATGACGGGCAAACAGGCGGGGTTTTTCCAAACATTCATGAACATCGCTCGTACCGAGG GCGTGAGGGCACTCTACTCTGGTCTGACCCCCACCATGATCCGCACCTTCCCTGCTAACGGAGCGTTGTTCCTGGGTTACGAAGCCAGCCGAAAGCTCATGATGAAGCATTTTGACAGCTAA